The following coding sequences lie in one Bacteroidota bacterium genomic window:
- a CDS encoding metallophosphatase produces the protein MSKTEKTDRMKRYFLLLTLFLIGLATMAQGTRLVILHTNDTHSQVEPTDNNMGGYARRLGVINHIRRTEPNVLLVDAGDFLQGTPYFNFYGGRIEVDALNRMQYDAVTLGNHEFDNGLDSLALILQKNKVPLVSANYDFRNTPLNGLVKPYHIVQRGGLRIGIFGLGINPEGLVFQNNYKGMVFNDPIAVADSIALLLRTSEKCDLVICLSHLGSDPKNSPVNDVALAGSSRYIDVIIGGHTHQLITETAIPNADGRPVILAQMGKSGQYLGRIDLVVEKQKKRRAQSKKVR, from the coding sequence ATGAGTAAAACCGAAAAAACTGATCGTATGAAAAGATACTTTTTGCTGCTTACACTTTTTTTGATTGGCTTGGCCACGATGGCTCAGGGTACCAGGCTGGTCATTCTGCACACCAACGACACCCACAGCCAGGTGGAACCCACCGACAACAACATGGGTGGCTATGCCCGAAGACTGGGGGTCATCAATCATATCCGCCGCACCGAGCCCAATGTGCTGCTGGTGGATGCGGGCGACTTCCTTCAGGGAACGCCCTATTTCAACTTTTACGGTGGCCGCATCGAAGTGGACGCCCTCAACCGGATGCAATACGATGCCGTGACTTTGGGAAACCACGAATTCGACAACGGACTCGATTCCCTGGCATTGATACTTCAAAAAAATAAAGTGCCTTTAGTCAGCGCCAATTACGACTTCCGTAATACTCCGCTGAACGGTCTGGTCAAACCTTACCACATTGTGCAAAGAGGGGGGCTGCGCATCGGGATTTTCGGACTGGGGATCAATCCTGAGGGTCTGGTGTTTCAAAATAATTACAAGGGTATGGTCTTCAACGATCCGATTGCTGTGGCCGACAGCATTGCCCTGCTGCTTCGCACAAGCGAAAAATGCGACCTTGTCATCTGCCTGTCGCACCTGGGCTCCGACCCCAAGAACAGCCCGGTAAACGATGTTGCGCTGGCAGGTTCATCAAGGTACATTGACGTGATTATCGGTGGCCATACCCACCAGCTCATCACCGAAACGGCAATCCCCAATGCAGATGGCAGGCCGGTTATCCTTGCCCAGATGGGCAAAAGCGGTCAGTATTTGGGCCGGATCGACCTGGTGGTGGAAAAACAAAAAAAACGTCGTGCCCAAAGCAAAAAAGTCAGGTAA
- a CDS encoding alpha/beta hydrolase, whose amino-acid sequence MKTNTIHRILAFSLLFILASTHLQARSPMTSEKPKRIHTYANLPRIASFDELEYPYEVKKARLADDLMIAYVDQGDPSLPPSRTIILIHGLGSYLKAWNKNIPELSKNYRVIAIDLPGYGKSGKTPHPGSMSWYAQSVVKLMNHLGLEKAWIGGHSMGGQIAMVMALIHPEKVEGLILAAPAGFEAFTKGQKQWFRNVMTLDGVKKTPVDDIQNNLYYNFYRMPADAEFMITDRIMMRHASDFDAYCYAVVQSVNGMVDEPVLPFLDKIDKPTLILFGENDNLIPNRFLNPGRTRDIAENGHKRIKNSKLVMAPKTGHFVQFEAAEMFNQAVKDFIK is encoded by the coding sequence CCTGGCATTCAGCCTGTTGTTTATCCTTGCTTCAACACACCTGCAAGCCCGAAGCCCCATGACATCCGAAAAGCCAAAGCGTATCCATACTTATGCCAATCTGCCGCGCATTGCCAGCTTCGACGAACTGGAGTACCCCTATGAAGTGAAAAAAGCCCGTCTGGCCGACGACCTGATGATCGCCTATGTGGATCAGGGCGACCCCTCCCTACCCCCTTCGCGCACCATCATCCTGATTCATGGCCTGGGCAGCTACCTCAAAGCCTGGAACAAGAACATTCCTGAGCTTTCGAAAAACTACAGGGTCATCGCCATCGACCTGCCCGGGTATGGCAAATCGGGCAAAACACCCCATCCCGGAAGCATGAGCTGGTATGCCCAGTCGGTGGTGAAGCTCATGAACCATCTCGGACTCGAAAAAGCCTGGATTGGCGGTCACAGCATGGGCGGACAGATTGCCATGGTTATGGCCCTGATTCATCCGGAAAAAGTGGAAGGACTGATACTGGCTGCACCAGCAGGTTTCGAAGCATTCACCAAAGGACAGAAACAATGGTTCCGCAACGTGATGACCCTCGACGGGGTGAAAAAAACACCTGTGGACGACATCCAGAACAACCTCTATTACAACTTTTACCGCATGCCTGCTGATGCGGAGTTTATGATCACCGACCGCATCATGATGCGGCATGCCAGCGACTTCGATGCCTACTGCTATGCGGTGGTGCAAAGCGTGAACGGCATGGTGGATGAGCCGGTGCTCCCCTTCCTGGACAAGATCGACAAGCCAACGCTGATTCTGTTCGGCGAAAACGACAACCTGATTCCCAACCGCTTTCTGAATCCCGGCCGCACCCGCGACATCGCTGAGAACGGTCATAAACGAATCAAAAACAGCAAGTTGGTCATGGCCCCAAAAACGGGACACTTCGTACAATTCGAGGCTGCTGAGATGTTCAACCAGGCAGTAAAAGACTTTATCAAATAG
- a CDS encoding GxxExxY protein encodes METNQITEKIIGCAIEVHRHLGPGLLESAYEECLFYELVNAGLEVKKQRALPLVYKDIRLDAGYRIDLLVENTVIIEIKSVDAFAEIHKAQLMTYMKLADIKVGLLLNFNVTRMKDGIVRWVI; translated from the coding sequence ATGGAAACAAATCAGATTACAGAGAAAATTATCGGCTGTGCCATTGAAGTACACAGGCATCTTGGACCCGGCCTGCTCGAAAGTGCATACGAAGAATGCTTGTTTTACGAACTTGTAAATGCAGGTTTGGAAGTCAAAAAGCAACGTGCCCTCCCGTTAGTTTATAAGGATATAAGATTAGATGCTGGCTACCGCATTGATTTATTGGTTGAAAACACGGTTATTATTGAAATAAAATCAGTTGATGCATTTGCAGAGATACACAAAGCACAACTAATGACTTACATGAAGCTGGCTGACATAAAAGTGGGATTGTTGCTGAATTTTAATGTTACCCGTATGAAAGATGGTATTGTCAGGTGGGTAATATGA
- the smpB gene encoding SsrA-binding protein SmpB produces MKEKDKPRLSFKNRRASFEYFVIEKYIAGIVLTGTEIKSIRDGKVNLNDAFCSFTGHELYVRNMHIAEYSHGTYNNHEPKRDRKLLLNRRELRKLATKVKEKGFTIVPLSLFIDDNGRAKLEIALAKGKHHYDKREDLKSRDMKREIEQASRY; encoded by the coding sequence ATGAAAGAAAAAGATAAACCCAGGCTCAGCTTTAAAAACCGTCGTGCCTCATTCGAGTATTTCGTCATTGAGAAATACATCGCAGGAATCGTGCTCACCGGCACCGAAATCAAAAGCATACGCGACGGCAAGGTGAATCTGAACGATGCCTTTTGTTCATTCACCGGGCATGAGCTTTACGTGCGCAATATGCACATTGCCGAATACAGCCATGGCACGTACAACAATCATGAGCCCAAGCGCGACCGCAAACTATTGCTCAACAGGCGCGAACTGCGCAAGCTGGCCACCAAAGTGAAGGAAAAAGGGTTCACCATCGTGCCCCTTTCGCTCTTTATCGACGACAACGGACGCGCCAAGCTCGAGATAGCCCTGGCCAAAGGTAAACACCACTACGACAAGCGCGAAGACCTGAAAAGCCGCGACATGAAACGTGAAATCGAACAAGCCTCAAGATACTAA
- a CDS encoding DUF255 domain-containing protein: protein MKRLLILSIAIFFVHGLAAQQAVQWHSFEKAVGLASQKPRKIFIDMYTDWCGWCKKMDKDTFGNPVIAAYLNKHFYPVKFDAERKDTVTFMGQKFVNTNPGRSRHSHELARTLLQGKMSYPSFVFMDEEMRVITVVPGYFPPADFEPVLHFIATNAYQTTSWEDFKARFKGQVK, encoded by the coding sequence ATGAAAAGACTTCTTATCCTGTCAATTGCAATATTTTTTGTTCACGGACTTGCAGCGCAGCAGGCTGTGCAGTGGCATAGTTTTGAAAAGGCAGTGGGTCTGGCTTCCCAAAAACCACGTAAGATATTTATCGACATGTACACCGACTGGTGCGGCTGGTGCAAGAAAATGGATAAGGATACCTTCGGCAATCCGGTAATCGCGGCATACCTCAACAAACACTTCTACCCGGTGAAATTTGATGCCGAACGCAAAGACACGGTCACATTCATGGGACAGAAATTTGTCAATACCAATCCGGGAAGGAGCCGCCATTCGCACGAGCTGGCCCGTACACTGCTTCAGGGAAAGATGTCGTACCCTTCGTTCGTTTTCATGGACGAAGAAATGCGGGTGATCACCGTGGTGCCGGGCTACTTCCCTCCGGCCGATTTCGAACCGGTGCTGCATTTCATTGCCACAAATGCCTACCAGACCACCAGCTGGGAAGATTTCAAGGCCAGGTTTAAAGGGCAGGTTAAGTAG